The Xiphophorus couchianus chromosome 14, X_couchianus-1.0, whole genome shotgun sequence genome includes a region encoding these proteins:
- the rbm46 gene encoding putative RNA-binding protein 46 yields the protein MPQHRGDGDRSSDEDLDGDSGDVDLPANRDDFRVSCAKEMALLALMEKTGYNMVQENGQRKYGGPPPGWEGPAPPRGCEVFVGKIPRDMFEDELVPLFEKAGKIYEFRLMMEFSGENRGYAFVMYTNREAAQRAIQMLDNCEVRPGKFIGVCVSLDNCRLFIGSIPKDKKKEEIMEEMKKVTDGVVDVIVYPSSMDKSRNRGFAFVEYESHKAAAMARRTLIPGTFQLWGHSIQVDWAEPEKDVDEEVMQRVRVLYVRNLMMDTTEETLHREFSSFKPGSVERVKKLTDYAFIHYRSRSDAIAALTLMNGAQIDGATVEVTLAKPAGIKDGSAAGRRYNTRGYLGNTAAGGIGDGHCSLRATPLQTRLGNPYYNGGEDPERFMFPLLPCTPLTPISLLALKQSQIGSAVSLLEYHCHKNCWSPPEYHLYSTPGQDGKLLLIYKVVLPSTRATYIPDKLCVLLDDAKELAAQTTLWNLDSSILTGASFDSPSSLSPPLAMSPSDCSPSLLSCGGRTFTPCLPAPPPPPPSPFPISPLPSLSAFSPAASQAQRLYFNSQTPFY from the exons ATGCCACAGCACAGAGGCG ACGGGGACAGGTCATCCGACGAGGACCTGGACGGGGACTCCGGGGACGTGGACCTGCCGGCGAACAGAGATGACTTCAGGGTGTCGTGTGCGAAGGAGATGGCTCTgctggctctgatggagaagaCAGGATACAACATGGTGCAGGAGAACGGCCAGAGGAAGTACGGCGGCCCGCCGCCAG GTTGGGAGGGGCCGGCGCCGCCGCGGGGCTGCGAGGTCTTCGTGGGGAAGATCCCCAGAGACATGTTCGAGGACGAGCTGGTGCCGCTGTTCGAGAAGGCCGGCAAGATCTACGAGTTCCGCCTCATGATGGAGTTCAGCGGAGAGAACCGCGGCTACGCCTTCGTCATGTACACCAACAG AGAAGCGGCTCAGCGGGCCATCCAGATGCTGGACAACTGTGAGGTCCGACCCGGGAAGTTCATCGGCGTCTGCGTGAGTCTGGACAACTGCCGCCTCTTCATCGGCTCCATCCCCAAAGacaagaagaaggaggagatcATGGAGGAGATGAAGAAG GTGACGGACGGCGTGGTGGACGTCATCGTCTACCCCAGCTCTATGGATAAGAGCCGCAACCGAGGCTTCGCCTTCGTGGAGTACGAGTCCCACAAGGCGGCTGCCATGGCCCGCAGGACGCTCATACCCG GAACCTTCCAGCTGTGGGGCCACTCCATCCAGGTGGACTGGGCGGAGCCGGAGAAGGATGTGGATGAGGAGGTGATGCAACGTGTTCGGGTCCTCTAC GTGCGTAACCTGATGATGGACACGACGGAGGAAACGCTCCACCGGGAGTTCTCCAGCTTCAAACCCGGCTCCGTGGAGCGCGTCAAGAAGCTCACCGACTACGCCTTCATCCACTACCGCAGCCGCAGTGACGCCATCGCCGCCCTCACCCTGATGAACGGCGCCCAGATCGACGGCGCCACCGTGGAGGTCACCCTGGCCAAGCCGGCCGGGATCAAGGACGGGAGCGCCGCCGGGCGGAGGTACAACACCAGGGGTTACCTGGGAAACACGGCCGCGGGGGGCATCGGCGACGGCCACTGCTCGCTCAGAGCCACGCCCCTGCAGACTCGCTTGGGAAACCCCTATTACAACGGAGGAG AGGACCCGGAGCGCTTCATGTTCCCCCTGCTGCCCTGCACCCCCCTGACGCCCATCAGTCTGCTCGCCCTGAAGCAGAGCCAGATCGGCTCGGCCGTCAGCCTGCTGGAGTACCACTGCCACAAGAACTGCTGGTCTCCACCCGAGTACCACCTGTACTCCACCCCAGGACAGGACGGGAAACTGCTGCTCATCTACAag gtggtGCTGCCGTCCACGCGAGCCACCTACATCCCTGATAAGCTGTGTGTGCTGCTGGACGACGCCAAGGAGCTGGCTGCCCAGACCACACTGTGGAACCTGG ATTCGTCCATCCTGACCGGAGCTTCCTTTGATTCTCCCAGCAGCCTCTCTCCGCCGCTCGCCATGTCGCCGTCCGACTGCAGCCCCAGCCTCCTGAGCTGCGGCGGCCGCACCTTCACGCCCTGCCTccccgctcctcctcctccgccgccGTCGCCCTTCCCCATCTCCCCCCTGCCCTCTCTCTCCGCCTTCTCCCCCGCTGCGTCCCAAGCCCAGCGGCTCTACTTCAACTCCCAGACTCCGTTCTACTGA
- the lratb.2 gene encoding lecithin retinol acyltransferase b, tandem duplicate 2, with protein MFPLRLLALIFVSSATVDPSPEEEKEKQDDEEEKSRYDLVFMRGDLLEVPRTLFTHFGIYLGGGRVAHFIPDIMPVVSTNQFRLKQMVSNTRLILGVLAKAGSVRVDSVEDFAYGAEIILNPMDKMCSCAVLQGEEAARRAEKLLGDVAYSLLWYNCEHFVMYCRYGTVMSFQTFQFCKTVRKLLLSRGVAKVTAVLAACLLVYLRVLNTWSVLLAVLLPFLLWMAS; from the exons ATGTTTCCGCTGCGGCTCCTCGCTTTGATCTTCGTCTCCTCGGCAACAGTTGACCCTTCAcctgaggaggagaaggagaagcaggatgatgaggaggagaagAGCAGGTATGACCTGGTGTTCATGAGGGGAGACCTGCTGGAAGTCCCCCGGACTCTCTTCACTCATTTTGGGATTTACCTGGGAGGAGGCAG AGTGGCTCATTTCATCCCCGACATCATGCCCGTCGTCTCCACTAACCAGTTTCGGCTCAAACAGATGGTCAGCAACACCAGACTCATACTGGGAGTACTGGCAAAG GCTGGCAGCGTGAGGGTGGACTCAGTGGAGGACTTCGCCTACGGAGCCGAGATAATCCTCAACCCCATGGACAAG ATGTGCAGCTGTGCAGTGCTGCAGGGGGAGGAGGCGGCCCGGCGGGCCGAGAAGCTGCTGGGAGACGTGGCCTACAGCCTCCTGTGGTACAACTGCGAACACTTCGTCATGTACTGCCGATACGGCACCGTCATGAGCTTCCAGACCTTCCAG TTCTGTAAGACGGTGAGGAAGCTGTTGCTGAGTCGAGGCGTTGCCAAGGTTACGGCAGTGCTGGCTGCTTGTCTGCTGGTCTACCTGCGGGTTTTGAACACCTGGTCGGTCCTGCTGGCGGTTCTGCTGCCCTTCCTCCTCTGGATGGCCTCCTGA
- the LOC114158010 gene encoding lecithin retinol acyltransferase-like, producing the protein MLDSLTFLLERLFLLAHIKLSSLLPPQLARSCDREEPLPQPPAAAAAAPHRFQRGDLLEVPRTLFTHFGIYLGDNRVAHLIPDILPVLSSDSRQIQQMVTNSRLLLGVLSKRASIRVDSVEDFAYGAGILLNAMDRAVPLSPLPGEEVARRAELLVGGVSYSLLWNNCEHFVTYCRYGAAQSLQTDQFCEWLKSLIRDQRSVVLTGLLGLLSMACLGVSPGTALPSALIPFTLWMAS; encoded by the exons ATGCTGGACAGCCTCACCTTCCTCCTGGAGCGCCTCTTCCTCCTCGCCCACATCAAGCTGTCCAGCCTGCTGCCCCCGCAGCTGGCCCGCAGCTGTGACCGGGAGGAGCCGCTCCCGCAGCCCCccgcagcagcagcggcggcccCGCACAGGTTCCAGCGCGGGGACCTGTTGGAGGTCCCCCGAACCCTCTTCACGCACTTCGGGATCTACCTGGGCGACAACCGGGTGGCGCACCTGATCCCGGACATCCTGCCGGTGCTGAGCTCCGACAGCCGGCAGATCCAGCAGATGGTGACCAACAGCCGGCTGCTGCTCGGCGTGCTGTCCAAGCGCGCCAGCATCCGGGTGGACTCGGTGGAGGACTTCGCGTACGGAGCCGGGATCCTGCTGAACGCCATGGACCGGGCGGTGCCGCTCAGCCCGCTGCCCGGGGAGGAGGTGGCCCGGCGGGCCGAGCTGCTGGTCGGCGGGGTTTCCTACAGCCTGCTGTGGAACAACTGCGAGCATTTCGTCACTTACTGCCGCTACGGGGCCGCGCAGAGCCTGCAGACCGACCAG ttcTGTGAGTGGCTGAAGTCTCTGATCCGGGACCAGCGCAGCGTGGTTCTGACCGGCCTGCTGGGCCTCCTGTCCATGGCGTGTTTGGGCGTATCCCCTGGCACCGCCCTGCCCTCCGCCCTCATCCCCTTCACCCTGTGGATGGCCAGCTAA